In one window of Planctomycetia bacterium DNA:
- the coxB gene encoding cytochrome c oxidase subunit II, which produces MGKFWSLLFLTVPIFGIGLFVWAPFNNYWLPRDVSAHGYQIDHLFNFILGLTGVVFLVTEVLLFWFLWRYDRATNTSPVKFTHGSHNLEIIWTILPAATLLFIAIYQMNAWAAVKLNKPNMPYTVEVTGRQFEWRLRYPGKDGIIGTRDDLYHVNELHLPVDELVMVKLESADVLHDFFLPHLRVKQDAVPGTTIPVWFTGTRVGEYDLVCAELCGWGHYKMKGRLKIESRAEYDQWLAELEKTQNTTAMPPSKKEDAE; this is translated from the coding sequence GTGGGTAAATTTTGGAGTTTGCTGTTTTTGACGGTCCCGATCTTCGGCATCGGCCTATTCGTTTGGGCACCGTTCAATAATTACTGGCTGCCGCGCGACGTTTCCGCGCACGGTTACCAGATCGATCACTTATTCAACTTCATTCTCGGCCTGACGGGCGTCGTGTTCCTCGTCACCGAAGTGTTGTTGTTCTGGTTTCTCTGGCGCTACGATCGCGCGACCAACACCTCGCCGGTGAAGTTCACGCACGGCAGCCACAATCTGGAAATCATCTGGACGATCCTGCCCGCCGCCACGTTGCTCTTCATCGCGATTTATCAGATGAACGCGTGGGCCGCCGTGAAGCTCAATAAGCCCAACATGCCGTATACGGTCGAAGTAACCGGCCGGCAGTTCGAGTGGCGGCTCCGCTACCCGGGCAAAGACGGCATCATCGGCACGCGCGACGACCTGTACCACGTCAACGAGCTGCACTTGCCGGTCGATGAGTTGGTGATGGTGAAGCTCGAAAGCGCCGACGTGCTGCACGACTTCTTCCTACCGCACTTGCGCGTCAAGCAAGACGCGGTGCCCGGCACGACGATTCCCGTTTGGTTCACGGGCACACGGGTCGGAGAATACGACTTGGTGTGCGCCGAGCTTTGCGGCTGGGGCCACTACAAGATGAAGGGGCGGCTCAAGATCGAGTCGCGCGCCGAATACGATCAATGGCTCGCCGAACTCGAGAAGACGCAAAACACGACGGCGATGCCGCCGTCGAAAAAAGAAGATGCGGAATAG
- a CDS encoding cytochrome c, translated as MRNFSFSGACLLRLSLGFSALGLSLLVGCEKPGNSSPSFHLNNQNSDRDQFIVLSTDDEEQKKRKETLMIPGRDYIASALDAIFGTPDRPFVFRESGLNLKKIRLASGPVGGLRADVQAADLEALVKNRTELQKKLTDTLEPAAKKFAAAPATDEAKLKAEAEVGAAKGSLEDLNMQIESYSVLQKGLYRQHCVHCHGTTGDGAGPTALFLNPYPRDYRQGIFKFKATERSAKPTHADLTRILVDGIPDTAMPSFRLLAPDEIDALIEYVKYLSIRGEAEQALKDKIFGDEKLLPPNRAVLVKTALKDVVDTWAEAETKIVAPGGAYTPGTDQDAWLKAGEALFAGQKGQCFTCHGTTGIGDGRKRSEPLYDFWNKDKKFKLKSEEIAAALAKGNKVEAQSLTNIRNSWLLPEMQQFPRNLRLNRIRFGRAPLDIYRRIFVGINGTEMPGAGPPSPGQPAKLTDQEIWQLVDYVLTLPFYDENGNPPHGSDGHKAHAADGHGHASHLPPTPATANASAGNAKLAGGE; from the coding sequence ATGCGTAACTTTTCATTCAGCGGTGCCTGCCTACTTCGCCTCAGCCTCGGCTTCTCGGCCTTGGGGTTGTCGTTGCTGGTCGGCTGCGAGAAGCCCGGCAATAGTTCGCCGAGCTTCCATCTCAATAATCAAAACTCCGACCGCGATCAATTCATCGTCCTCTCGACCGACGATGAAGAACAGAAGAAGCGGAAAGAGACGTTGATGATTCCGGGACGCGATTACATCGCCTCGGCGCTCGATGCGATTTTCGGCACTCCCGATCGGCCGTTCGTGTTTCGCGAGAGCGGACTCAACTTGAAGAAGATCCGGCTGGCGTCGGGCCCGGTCGGCGGCTTGCGAGCCGACGTCCAAGCGGCCGATCTCGAAGCACTCGTCAAGAATCGGACGGAGCTGCAAAAGAAGCTCACCGATACGCTCGAGCCCGCTGCGAAGAAGTTTGCGGCCGCTCCGGCAACGGACGAAGCGAAGCTTAAAGCCGAGGCGGAAGTCGGAGCTGCCAAGGGATCGCTCGAAGACTTGAACATGCAGATCGAGTCTTACTCGGTCTTGCAGAAGGGGCTCTACCGTCAACACTGCGTGCATTGCCACGGCACGACCGGCGACGGCGCCGGCCCGACGGCGCTCTTCCTCAATCCCTACCCGCGCGATTACCGCCAAGGGATCTTTAAGTTCAAAGCGACGGAACGCTCGGCCAAGCCGACGCACGCGGACCTGACCCGTATTCTCGTCGACGGCATTCCCGATACGGCGATGCCGAGCTTCCGGTTGCTCGCGCCGGACGAAATCGACGCGCTGATCGAATACGTGAAATACCTTTCGATCCGCGGCGAAGCGGAGCAAGCCTTGAAGGATAAGATCTTCGGCGACGAGAAGCTCTTGCCGCCGAATCGCGCGGTGCTCGTGAAGACCGCGCTGAAGGATGTCGTCGACACCTGGGCGGAAGCGGAAACGAAGATCGTCGCTCCCGGTGGTGCCTACACGCCGGGCACCGATCAAGACGCTTGGCTGAAGGCGGGAGAAGCGCTGTTCGCCGGCCAGAAAGGCCAATGCTTTACCTGCCACGGCACGACCGGCATCGGCGACGGCCGAAAGCGATCGGAGCCTCTCTACGACTTCTGGAACAAAGACAAAAAGTTCAAGTTGAAGAGCGAGGAAATTGCGGCGGCGCTTGCCAAGGGAAACAAGGTCGAGGCGCAATCGCTGACGAACATTCGCAACAGCTGGCTCTTGCCGGAGATGCAACAGTTCCCGCGCAACTTGCGGCTCAATCGAATTCGCTTCGGCCGTGCGCCGCTCGACATCTATCGCCGCATCTTCGTAGGAATCAACGGCACGGAAATGCCGGGAGCCGGTCCGCCGTCGCCGGGGCAACCTGCGAAACTGACCGACCAAGAAATCTGGCAACTCGTCGACTACGTGCTGACGTTGCCGTTCTACGACGAAAACGGCAACCCGCCGCACGGAAGCGACGGACACAAGGCACATGCAGCGGACGGGCATGGTCACGCTTCGCACCTTCCGCCGACGCCGGCTACGGCAAACGCGTCGGCCGGGAATGCGAAACTGGCCGGCGGCGAATAG
- a CDS encoding c-type cytochrome produces the protein MPATEQTWRNLKSLHVVFGISAAAMLLISVWMLASDHNREAKGLQKQFGAIETKFLEWRSKEQLTSDYTKKKVDLEAEYSLARSSVPSRKDIDAFLAEANKRPENKYDTAAIEADYAKLLEAEQEAKAIAVAPKPTPETAADRKAFEEKLGAAMEKVADKRNVLLASMQRLIDKASFVENESQRQLKFTKADLDVDMSMLAIGVDEGKSPEELDKIQKKVDAARTGVEEKLTPTYQANKTHRLALFNQLTALKAREVDAKKELDKHNGDVERLNTAIKEKAPNLGRTFLEMPVVDAFGGPLKPAQVWLPDLTWNNNFRNVARFDRCVTCHQGIEKTAPGSAVDPAYETAHEEKVALETPKAGLDSADYAKPLNDRLQSIYGMQLSSAGLLTADDVTVEAVFPGGAAIRAGLKGGDVITRVGTVKILDQEMAENYLLKSVPEWGKPLELTIRRGLPHPYASHPRLDLFVGSMSPHKIGDFGCSICHEGQGNATAFKWASHTPNDPNQAAQWQREQGWFNNHHWIYPMLPTRFQEANCLKCHHDVTELKPSEKFPQPPAPKLIAGYETIENVGCFGCHEINGYDGPKKRRGPDLRAEPNYFAAAAQVLADPKLQVAPGPGSLSRIAALATRVMQNPDLTSERKLLAELIVADAKGGADGKTPPTLGPETYSVAGILGADDEMPGKYPKVGPSLRYVAAKNDLAFLNSWIKDPRNFRPSTKMPKFFGLYSHLTDVEKLNEKGEPVLDKSGHPVMEKSPGLVDAERFEPIEVLAVSRYLLDESQPFKYVDAPKTAADGKTIEAASAERGKQTFQTRGCLACHSHAEFPGIHQTQGPDLSGIGAKLTDERGAKWLYSWLKQPNLYHARTVMPNLLLDPITTSTTVAGAAAPTTSTTDPAADIAAFLLADKNRPSDKAPWKPEAVPSLNGKEKDIDDLLRLYLGGAFTKSDTEAYLKTGIPAERKSQIKGDERLLIVEAGEAWSNDKKLNYLGKKSIGRLGCAGCHDIPGFEDAKSIGTGLADWGRKEPSKLAFEQILAYLSEKDGGHGHGGHGAAPSGPPKDGLTAEQRLDKGFYMEALGHHQREGFIWQKLREPRSYDYKKTENKSYIDRLRMPQFNLDDAQRESIMTFVLGLVAEPPPAKYVYRPSPRQQAVLEGVSVLEKFNCAGCHTLQQERWEIEYKPGKITAPPLAAEYPFLIPHYTPDQIRKSKEVDRRGLGHAHIQGLPQPKEDEEEPTMYFKLWSPTLVDGQTWLSGGTDIAIDEKLNPPSADKRLPQRGGIFANYLHPVALALEKKANPNVKASDVWGFGPPPLMGEGKKVQPRWLHDFLLDPHLIRPSAILRMPKFHLTSAESEAIVNHFAALDNVEFPYEFDERTRTDYVAAKDAEYQKTVSGANGGGATDASTAGAADDKRLNDAFKLITDQGFCIKCHRVGDFAPLGALAAQAPNLAVVNARLRPEFLRDWIANPGRILPYTGMPVNFPYGQTVAQHLYKGTSEEQVNAVVDLLLNYDNVMKKKTSVAAMVKASTPPPGSPTTPGAATTPGTPTPTGATPTGTTPSTGPSTTPATPSTTPTPSTPSTPTTPTPTPSKPSTPVPSTPTPPGTGSTPSPGTSSPGTPSGSSPAPTPSTPSTPSPATPTPSTPTPPSSGIPGGSSSPKP, from the coding sequence ATGCCGGCAACAGAACAAACTTGGCGTAACCTCAAATCACTCCACGTGGTTTTCGGCATCTCGGCTGCGGCCATGTTGCTGATCTCGGTGTGGATGTTGGCCTCCGACCACAATCGCGAAGCCAAGGGACTGCAAAAGCAGTTTGGCGCCATCGAAACGAAGTTCCTCGAATGGCGCTCGAAAGAGCAACTCACCTCGGACTACACGAAGAAGAAAGTCGACCTCGAAGCGGAGTACTCGCTCGCCCGCTCGTCCGTGCCGTCGCGCAAGGACATCGACGCCTTCCTCGCCGAAGCGAACAAGCGCCCCGAAAACAAGTACGACACCGCCGCGATCGAAGCCGACTACGCGAAGCTGCTCGAAGCGGAACAGGAAGCAAAGGCGATCGCCGTCGCACCTAAGCCGACGCCGGAAACGGCCGCCGATCGCAAGGCCTTCGAAGAGAAGCTCGGCGCCGCGATGGAGAAGGTCGCCGACAAACGCAACGTGCTGCTCGCCTCGATGCAGCGGTTGATCGACAAGGCGAGCTTCGTCGAAAACGAATCGCAACGGCAGTTGAAATTCACGAAGGCAGATCTCGACGTCGACATGAGCATGCTCGCGATCGGCGTCGACGAAGGGAAATCGCCGGAAGAGCTGGACAAGATTCAGAAGAAAGTCGACGCGGCCCGCACGGGAGTCGAAGAAAAACTCACTCCCACCTATCAAGCGAACAAGACGCACCGCCTCGCGCTCTTCAACCAACTTACCGCGCTCAAGGCTCGGGAAGTCGATGCGAAGAAGGAACTCGACAAGCACAACGGCGACGTCGAGCGTTTGAACACCGCGATCAAAGAAAAGGCTCCGAACCTCGGCCGAACGTTCTTGGAAATGCCGGTCGTCGATGCGTTCGGCGGCCCGTTGAAGCCGGCGCAAGTTTGGTTGCCGGATCTGACCTGGAACAACAACTTCCGCAACGTCGCCCGCTTCGACCGCTGCGTGACCTGCCATCAAGGGATCGAGAAGACGGCCCCGGGCTCGGCCGTCGACCCGGCATATGAAACCGCACATGAGGAGAAGGTCGCGCTCGAAACGCCGAAAGCAGGCTTAGACTCCGCCGACTATGCGAAGCCTCTCAACGATCGGTTGCAAAGCATTTACGGCATGCAACTCTCGTCGGCCGGTTTGCTCACTGCCGACGATGTGACCGTCGAAGCGGTGTTTCCCGGCGGCGCTGCGATTCGAGCAGGGCTTAAGGGTGGCGACGTTATTACGAGAGTCGGCACGGTGAAAATCCTCGACCAAGAGATGGCTGAAAACTATCTCTTGAAGTCGGTTCCCGAATGGGGCAAGCCGCTGGAGCTGACGATTCGGCGCGGGCTGCCGCACCCTTATGCCAGCCATCCTCGGTTGGATCTGTTCGTCGGTTCGATGAGCCCGCACAAGATCGGCGACTTCGGTTGCTCGATCTGCCACGAAGGGCAGGGGAATGCGACCGCCTTCAAGTGGGCCTCGCACACGCCGAACGATCCGAACCAAGCGGCCCAATGGCAACGTGAACAGGGATGGTTCAACAACCATCACTGGATTTACCCGATGTTGCCGACGCGGTTTCAAGAAGCCAACTGTTTGAAGTGCCATCACGACGTGACGGAGCTCAAGCCGAGCGAGAAGTTCCCGCAGCCGCCGGCTCCGAAGCTCATTGCCGGTTATGAGACAATCGAAAACGTCGGCTGCTTCGGCTGCCACGAAATCAACGGCTACGACGGCCCGAAGAAGCGCCGCGGGCCGGACCTACGGGCCGAGCCGAACTACTTCGCAGCCGCCGCGCAAGTGTTGGCCGATCCGAAACTACAAGTGGCGCCGGGACCGGGCAGCTTGAGTCGCATCGCGGCTCTGGCTACCCGCGTGATGCAGAATCCGGATCTGACGTCGGAACGCAAGCTGCTGGCCGAGTTGATCGTCGCCGATGCGAAAGGCGGGGCCGACGGCAAGACGCCGCCGACGCTCGGCCCGGAAACGTATTCCGTAGCGGGCATCCTCGGGGCCGACGATGAAATGCCGGGCAAGTACCCGAAGGTCGGGCCGAGCTTGCGGTATGTCGCCGCGAAAAACGATCTCGCCTTCCTCAACAGCTGGATCAAAGATCCGCGAAACTTCCGGCCATCGACGAAGATGCCGAAGTTCTTCGGGCTCTATAGCCACTTGACCGACGTCGAGAAGCTGAATGAAAAGGGAGAACCGGTTCTGGATAAGTCCGGACATCCGGTGATGGAGAAGAGCCCGGGCCTTGTCGATGCCGAGCGCTTCGAGCCGATCGAAGTGTTGGCCGTGAGCCGCTACCTGCTCGACGAGAGCCAGCCGTTCAAGTACGTCGACGCGCCGAAAACCGCCGCCGACGGTAAGACGATCGAAGCCGCCAGCGCCGAGCGCGGCAAGCAGACTTTCCAAACGCGCGGCTGCTTGGCTTGCCATAGCCATGCGGAATTCCCGGGCATCCACCAGACGCAAGGTCCCGACCTGAGCGGCATCGGTGCGAAGCTCACCGACGAGCGCGGCGCGAAGTGGCTCTACTCGTGGCTTAAGCAGCCGAACCTGTACCATGCCCGCACCGTGATGCCGAACTTGCTGCTCGACCCGATCACGACCAGTACGACCGTTGCCGGGGCCGCCGCACCGACGACTTCGACGACCGATCCGGCCGCCGATATCGCCGCGTTCTTGCTCGCCGATAAGAACCGCCCGTCGGACAAGGCACCGTGGAAGCCGGAAGCCGTTCCCTCGCTCAACGGCAAAGAGAAGGACATCGATGATTTGCTCCGCCTCTATTTGGGCGGCGCGTTCACAAAGTCGGACACGGAAGCGTATCTCAAAACCGGCATCCCGGCCGAGCGTAAGTCGCAGATCAAGGGGGACGAGCGCCTGTTGATCGTCGAAGCCGGCGAAGCTTGGAGCAACGACAAGAAACTGAACTATCTCGGTAAGAAGTCGATCGGCCGGCTCGGTTGCGCCGGCTGTCACGACATCCCGGGCTTCGAAGATGCGAAGTCGATCGGAACGGGCCTCGCCGATTGGGGTCGCAAAGAACCATCGAAGCTGGCCTTCGAGCAGATCCTCGCTTATCTGAGCGAAAAAGACGGCGGCCACGGTCATGGAGGCCACGGCGCAGCGCCGAGCGGCCCGCCGAAAGACGGGCTCACCGCCGAGCAACGCCTGGACAAGGGTTTCTACATGGAAGCCCTCGGCCATCACCAGCGCGAAGGGTTTATCTGGCAGAAGCTCCGCGAGCCGCGCAGCTACGACTACAAGAAGACCGAAAACAAATCGTACATCGATCGGCTGCGCATGCCGCAGTTCAACCTCGACGACGCGCAGCGCGAATCGATCATGACGTTCGTGCTCGGGCTCGTCGCCGAGCCGCCGCCGGCGAAATACGTTTACCGTCCGAGCCCGCGGCAGCAAGCGGTGCTCGAAGGGGTAAGCGTGCTGGAGAAGTTCAACTGCGCCGGTTGCCATACGCTGCAACAAGAGCGTTGGGAGATCGAGTATAAGCCGGGCAAGATCACCGCTCCGCCGCTCGCGGCCGAATATCCGTTCTTGATTCCGCACTACACTCCGGATCAGATCCGCAAGTCGAAGGAAGTCGATCGTCGCGGCTTGGGCCATGCCCATATCCAAGGCTTGCCGCAACCGAAGGAAGACGAAGAAGAGCCGACAATGTACTTCAAGCTCTGGTCGCCGACGTTGGTCGACGGGCAGACGTGGCTCTCCGGCGGCACCGATATCGCGATTGATGAGAAACTGAATCCGCCTAGCGCCGACAAGCGACTCCCGCAACGGGGCGGCATCTTCGCCAACTATCTGCATCCGGTCGCGCTGGCACTGGAAAAGAAAGCGAACCCGAACGTCAAAGCATCCGACGTCTGGGGCTTCGGGCCGCCGCCGTTGATGGGCGAAGGGAAGAAGGTACAACCTCGCTGGTTGCACGACTTCCTCCTCGATCCGCACCTGATCCGACCATCGGCGATTCTGCGCATGCCGAAGTTCCATCTGACGAGTGCCGAGTCGGAAGCGATCGTGAACCACTTCGCGGCTCTCGACAACGTCGAGTTCCCGTACGAGTTCGACGAGCGGACCCGGACCGATTACGTCGCCGCTAAAGATGCCGAATACCAAAAGACGGTTTCAGGCGCCAACGGCGGCGGAGCGACCGACGCTTCGACGGCCGGCGCAGCCGACGACAAGCGTTTGAACGACGCGTTCAAATTGATTACCGATCAGGGTTTCTGCATCAAGTGCCATCGCGTGGGAGACTTCGCGCCGCTCGGTGCGCTGGCCGCTCAAGCGCCGAACTTGGCCGTGGTCAACGCCCGGCTCCGTCCGGAATTCCTGCGCGATTGGATCGCCAACCCGGGCCGCATCCTGCCGTACACCGGTATGCCGGTGAACTTCCCGTATGGGCAGACGGTCGCTCAGCACCTGTATAAGGGTACGAGCGAAGAGCAGGTCAACGCCGTCGTCGATCTGTTGCTCAACTACGATAACGTGATGAAGAAGAAGACGTCGGTCGCGGCTATGGTGAAAGCCTCGACCCCGCCGCCGGGAAGCCCGACGACTCCAGGTGCCGCAACAACTCCTGGTACACCAACACCGACCGGCGCTACACCGACCGGTACGACACCGAGCACCGGCCCGTCGACCACGCCTGCTACGCCGAGCACGACACCAACTCCGTCGACACCAAGCACGCCGACGACACCGACGCCGACTCCGTCGAAACCATCGACTCCGGTACCGTCTACTCCGACGCCGCCGGGCACTGGTTCGACACCATCCCCGGGAACGTCGTCGCCGGGAACACCATCCGGTTCGTCGCCGGCTCCAACGCCGTCGACCCCATCGACACCGTCTCCAGCAACACCTACTCCCTCGACTCCCACTCCGCCTAGCTCCGGCATTCCCGGTGGAAGTTCGAGTCCGAAGCCGTAG
- a CDS encoding cytochrome b N-terminal domain-containing protein, with the protein MSIGENIRNSQVWKSVFRHPMPLDRRNRIVVMLTNFFLHLHPVSVKKQGIALSYTWCMGGVTFFLFLIETLTGVLLMFYYRPTLEWAFKDIQDLRDVVSLGVFRELHRWGAHAMVITTWLHMYRVFLTGSYKPPREFNWVVGVILLLLTLLLSFTGYLLPWDQLAIWAITVGSNMARATPFLGHEGPGQQILHVGGLDMITNASDARFALLGARFVGEETLNRFYVLHCVAIPLAASLLLAIHFWRVRKDGGISGPL; encoded by the coding sequence ATGTCCATCGGCGAGAACATTCGTAATTCGCAAGTTTGGAAGAGCGTCTTCCGTCATCCGATGCCGCTGGATCGGCGCAATCGGATCGTGGTGATGCTCACCAACTTCTTCCTGCATCTCCATCCGGTTTCGGTGAAGAAGCAAGGGATCGCGCTCAGCTATACCTGGTGTATGGGCGGGGTGACGTTCTTCCTCTTCCTGATCGAGACGCTGACCGGCGTGCTCTTGATGTTCTACTACCGGCCGACGCTGGAGTGGGCCTTCAAAGACATCCAAGATCTGCGCGACGTCGTAAGCCTCGGCGTGTTCCGCGAGTTGCATCGCTGGGGTGCGCACGCGATGGTCATCACGACTTGGCTGCACATGTATCGTGTGTTTCTCACAGGTAGCTATAAGCCTCCGCGGGAGTTCAATTGGGTCGTCGGCGTGATCTTGCTACTGCTGACGCTCCTGCTCTCTTTCACCGGCTATTTGTTGCCGTGGGATCAGTTGGCGATCTGGGCTATCACGGTCGGATCGAACATGGCTCGCGCTACGCCGTTCCTCGGCCACGAAGGTCCCGGCCAGCAAATTCTGCATGTCGGCGGTCTCGACATGATTACGAACGCATCCGACGCGCGGTTCGCACTTTTGGGTGCCCGCTTCGTCGGCGAAGAGACGCTGAACCGGTTCTACGTGTTGCATTGCGTTGCGATTCCGTTGGCGGCTTCGCTGTTGTTGGCGATCCACTTCTGGCGAGTTCGCAAAGACGGCGGTATCAGTGGGCCGCTGTAA
- a CDS encoding ubiquinol-cytochrome c reductase iron-sulfur subunit: MFGSMLGLGYTCLAAAGGLWTLGLARFMFPNILTEPPSRFKVGFPSDFALGKVEEKFKAQFGVWIVNTEYNGQPEICAIRTVCTHLGCTPNWLEAEQKFKCPCHGSGFYKDGINFEGPAPRPLERYAISLADDGQLEVDKSKLFFEEMGQWVDPQSFYTG; encoded by the coding sequence ATGTTCGGCTCGATGCTCGGGCTCGGCTACACGTGCCTCGCCGCAGCCGGCGGCTTGTGGACGTTGGGCCTCGCACGCTTCATGTTCCCCAACATTCTTACCGAGCCGCCTAGCCGATTCAAAGTCGGCTTCCCAAGCGATTTCGCGCTCGGCAAGGTCGAAGAGAAGTTCAAAGCGCAGTTCGGCGTTTGGATCGTGAACACGGAATACAACGGCCAGCCGGAAATTTGCGCGATCCGGACCGTGTGTACGCATCTCGGCTGCACGCCGAACTGGCTCGAAGCGGAACAGAAATTCAAATGCCCCTGCCACGGTAGCGGCTTCTACAAAGACGGCATCAATTTCGAAGGCCCGGCCCCGCGGCCTTTGGAACGCTATGCGATCTCGCTCGCCGACGACGGCCAACTCGAAGTCGACAAGAGCAAACTGTTCTTCGAAGAGATGGGACAGTGGGTCGATCCGCAATCGTTCTATACGGGATAA
- a CDS encoding DUF4392 domain-containing protein — translation MMRDATIDWRRLDGLVRRDPSARGLAAYRDAEGRPIPSDLAAAAHDLQHATKVLLVTGFGIATSAGLRAETDGPPGAVFLASMLRACAIDVDIATDELGAPLVRAGLRAADLADVGLIEVSASFSYDDCDGILSDGYSHLVAIERVGPNHTQESIARQDARAADDFERLVAPEDRDTCRNMRGESIDDRTPPLHLLFEQETDDEDDPSSEVSRPVTIGIADGGNEIGCGRIAWSTLRKAVAQGPAELIACRIATDYLIIAGISNWGAYALGAAVAVLCERQAEVRDWSRDRQRAILVAMVEEAGAVDGMTKRAEPTVDGVALAPYLDTFDKIRSLF, via the coding sequence ATGATGCGCGATGCAACGATCGATTGGCGACGGCTCGACGGACTCGTGCGACGCGACCCTTCCGCGCGCGGCCTCGCAGCCTATCGCGATGCGGAAGGCCGGCCGATTCCCAGCGATCTCGCAGCGGCCGCGCACGATCTGCAACACGCGACCAAGGTCTTGCTCGTCACCGGCTTCGGCATTGCGACTTCCGCCGGCCTGCGCGCCGAGACCGATGGTCCGCCCGGCGCGGTTTTTCTCGCCAGCATGTTGCGCGCGTGCGCGATCGACGTCGACATCGCGACCGACGAACTCGGCGCGCCGCTCGTTCGTGCCGGTCTCCGCGCAGCCGATCTTGCCGACGTTGGGCTCATCGAAGTCTCGGCTTCTTTTTCGTACGACGATTGCGACGGAATCTTGAGCGACGGCTATTCGCATCTCGTCGCGATCGAGCGCGTGGGCCCGAACCACACGCAAGAATCGATCGCACGGCAAGACGCTCGCGCAGCCGATGACTTCGAGCGACTTGTCGCTCCCGAAGATCGAGATACCTGCCGCAACATGCGCGGAGAATCGATCGACGATCGAACTCCGCCGCTGCATTTGCTCTTCGAGCAAGAGACCGACGACGAAGATGATCCTTCGTCCGAAGTTTCGCGCCCCGTCACGATCGGCATCGCCGACGGCGGCAACGAGATCGGCTGCGGTCGCATCGCGTGGAGCACGCTGCGCAAGGCGGTCGCGCAAGGCCCCGCAGAACTGATCGCGTGTCGCATTGCCACCGATTATCTCATCATCGCGGGCATCAGCAATTGGGGCGCGTACGCCCTCGGTGCCGCGGTCGCAGTGCTTTGCGAGCGGCAAGCCGAGGTCCGCGATTGGTCGCGCGACCGCCAGCGCGCGATCCTCGTGGCGATGGTCGAGGAAGCCGGTGCCGTCGATGGGATGACGAAGCGCGCCGAACCGACCGTCGACGGCGTCGCACTCGCACCGTACCTCGACACGTTCGATAAGATTCGCTCGCTGTTTTAA
- a CDS encoding FAD-binding oxidoreductase, with product MNLHTGRPVWAVTDERAKPREYAAAHGELHCEVVVVGGGISGALVGYTLTKRGVDVIVVDRRTPGVGSTFASTGLLQYEVDTPLSDLIGIVGREHAVHAYLRGLTAIDDIETLLDELDDRSEFLRRESLYFASSWWHRARLKREFACRQEAGFDVRLLSRAELADETSLSAAAALHSKGDAQIDPFRFTQSLLRGAERHGMRIFGETNVETFDESEAGIVATTDGATISAKQIVWATGYEVGESLPKMPGRLRSTYAAASAPATNFPGWPDGWLLWETARPYFYARQTSDGRIVIGGEDTSFSQDHVSPTRIARKTERLHKRFAKLFPKIPFEAACTWAGTFAETKDGLAYIGRIPQRPNSFAALGYGGNGITFSMIAAKLIADLITGRPNDDEAVFAFER from the coding sequence ATGAATCTTCATACAGGTCGACCGGTTTGGGCGGTTACCGACGAGCGGGCGAAGCCGCGCGAATATGCTGCGGCGCACGGCGAGCTTCATTGCGAAGTCGTCGTGGTCGGCGGTGGTATTAGTGGGGCGCTGGTTGGTTACACGTTGACCAAGCGCGGAGTCGATGTGATCGTCGTCGATCGGCGCACGCCGGGAGTCGGCAGTACGTTCGCCAGCACCGGGCTGTTGCAATACGAAGTCGACACGCCGCTTTCGGATCTGATCGGCATCGTCGGGCGCGAGCATGCCGTACATGCTTATCTACGCGGGCTGACGGCGATCGACGACATCGAAACATTGCTCGACGAACTCGACGACCGTTCGGAGTTCCTACGCCGCGAGAGCTTGTACTTCGCGAGTTCTTGGTGGCATCGGGCTCGCTTGAAGCGGGAGTTCGCTTGCCGCCAAGAGGCCGGCTTCGATGTGCGACTACTCTCCCGCGCAGAACTTGCCGACGAAACTTCCCTCTCCGCCGCGGCTGCGCTGCACTCAAAAGGCGATGCGCAAATCGATCCTTTTCGATTCACGCAATCGCTCTTGCGTGGAGCCGAGCGCCACGGCATGCGCATCTTCGGCGAGACGAACGTCGAGACGTTCGATGAAAGCGAGGCGGGAATCGTCGCCACGACCGATGGCGCGACGATCTCGGCGAAACAGATCGTATGGGCGACCGGTTACGAAGTCGGCGAGTCGCTGCCGAAGATGCCGGGCCGGTTGCGTTCGACCTATGCCGCCGCAAGCGCGCCGGCGACGAACTTTCCCGGCTGGCCCGACGGCTGGCTCTTGTGGGAGACGGCCCGCCCTTACTTCTATGCGCGACAAACCAGCGACGGCCGAATCGTCATCGGCGGCGAAGACACCTCGTTCAGCCAAGATCATGTGAGCCCTACACGGATCGCGCGAAAGACCGAACGCTTGCACAAGCGGTTCGCGAAGCTGTTCCCGAAGATCCCTTTCGAGGCGGCCTGTACTTGGGCCGGAACTTTCGCCGAAACGAAAGACGGCCTCGCCTACATCGGCCGAATTCCTCAACGGCCGAACAGTTTCGCAGCGCTCGGCTACGGCGGAAACGGCATCACTTTCAGCATGATCGCCGCGAAACTCATCGCCGATCTCATTACCGGCCGACCGAACGACGACGAAGCGGTGTTCGCGTTCGAGCGTTGA